ctgcaATTTAGTCCAGAccaattaatatatttttttgcaaacaaAAATGAGATGTTTCAACCAAATAAAATTTCagatatgatgtgcaaaatacttttgaattgggttctgctaatgagcCTGCCTTTTTTTATTACAGAGTATTATTAGAAAAGCAATATAGACTGTGCGTCAGAGAAAGCGGGCGGCTCACAAAATTGGTAATATACCCTTATTCTTGAACAATATTGCTGCACTAATACGTGAAGGACGTCACCAGGACCTGACGAGGTccatggtgaaattttaaagctattagaggcacaccaaattacagctcttacgaagttattcaacaacatatacgagactggttacttaccaaaaAAGACTGGCTACTATCGATATTgattccacttcccaaaaaagccaacgctagaaaatgtgaagaacatagattaattagtttgatgagccatgtacttaaagtactccttactatcattcactcgcgtatatacaccaaattagaagaacagctgagtgaagttcaatttggattcagagcaggactcggaacgagggaagcacttttcagcttgcaagttctaatacagagagccagggatgtcaactgagatgtgtatgcatgtttcatagatttcgagaaggcatttgataaagtcccacatggaaaactaaccgatatcctaaaaacatcaggactcgatggtaaggatataagactcgtcTCAAAcgtatatctccaacaaaaagcaacagttcgattcgaaaatgaactgtccgaaatcttcatAGTCGAAAAATgagttagacagggttgcatactgtcaccagcattatttaacatatactctgaaaacatctttagagaggccttggacgaatcagaagaaggtattgcagtaaatggacaacttataaataatattagatatgcagacgatacagtattgctggcagatagtgcgcaggggcttcaaaggatcatggataaggataatgttgtagaagcatgtaacaaatacggcctaaaactaaactgtaagaagacaaaaataatgatcattagtaaaaacaccaacataaacgcccaaattaccgtaaacaatacacccctagagagagtacagaaaatatgctatctcggctgcaacattaaggatacttgggatcatagctacgaaataggAACTCGTATtcaaaaagccagaagctctttaaACAGTCTTAGGAAAATTCTGTGCAACCTGTCTTTAAGTAtaaatatacgcataagaattcttagatgttacgtctttagtgtcctcctctacggagttgaaagcgggagcctgacagaagatgccataaaacggttagaggcgtttgaaatgtggtgctgccGACGTATGTTGaaggtctcatatatacaccacacaactaatataactattctccagacgctaagaaaagacaaagaaataattaacaccgtaaagaacagaaaattggcttacttcggccacattatgcgtaatgaaaaataatGACTGCTACAGTtcattctacaaggcaagattgagggcaggagaggccctggacgtagacgtatatcctggctggccaatcttagaaagtggactggtctaacgtcaactgatctatttcgagctgccgtaaatagaataagatgggtcaatgtggtcgccaacatcttcagaagataggcacctttagaagaaTACGTGaacaattaaattgttttaaGATACCTCACGAAAATCGCTTCAGAACAATAGGACGATTATACGTCAGAACGTTTTTAGATCGCTTTTCTGCTCATGAAGCTCGTTTACTACATCATTCATAGAGAAGTAACTACCACTTTTCTCAATCAAAAGATAAACGGCAATCCCTGCAGAAATAATACTAAAGTTCTCTTTGAACAACAACAGCACTAGTTCAGAGGTACCTAAATGGAACCTGGGAAAGGAAGACGAAACGATAagattatcatcatcatcatttggctctacaactctatgtgagtcttggccgcgtttactatttccctccattgttgtcggtcctgagcagctatttcccattgctgtactcccattttacgtagatcactggctactgcgtccttccatctctttcttgggcgaccaactgacctttttccatcgggtctttcccagaatgtggcgtttagaagtctttcgtcacttgatcttagtacgtgacccgcccatcgtattctgtttgcttCAATGTAGCGTACTATGAAACGATAAGATGCACTAACGAAAAAAGGTACCTATATTAATACCTCGActatatagttcagagaaataaggaaaaaaatatcctgtttgTGACACAactccctccaggccgaaaccaaattttttgagtagtatggacatctataataataacctatatgtttcctgcagccgattttgatgatatacatagttataaacaagtgaagatcaaaaaacggcaaattttcgcatttttcgtctattaccaaaaagttaagcagtttaaacaaatttgagagtgagaaactcataactcatataaaaaaactttaatatggcgttcgctgaatatgtctatccttattggttgcttagaaaattgcaaaataaatcataaattttgagtttatataaatattcataacttatgtaaaatttaacttagaacgttcttattacacagaatgctgagacttctggtgcttaaatcataccctaaatttcaaatttattggtcaaatagtgtaaaaggtatttaattaagtatattcaaatgggaaataagccacaattttacctaaaaatgattttattaacgtttcgacgcccaagtcgggtgtcgttgtcaaaatacaaaataatactaaataaacaaaaatgttgttgcttagtaaaaaattcttctaataatttatttaatctgactcatttatatcggcaattcagacacgtattataacattttaaagtagacgactttaaaatgatattgccaatattgatgagttgcgttcctgggacgactttactaaaagatagttcattcgattacatgaaatcaatcccaactcaagaatatccgccacaaaaaatcatagcatgtgatctgtctttaaaaagacaaccaaatgcaacggtggcactgaaattctcgcgttagagattccatagtaaatcacgagggaaaaccaggaaaaacctcgtgatactatcctgGTTAATacttttcctggttttccctcgtgatttcctatggaatctctaacgcgagaatttcagtgccaccgttgcatttggttgtctttttaaagacagatcacatgctatgattttttgtggcggatattcttgagttgggattgatttcatgtaatcgaatgaactatcttttagtaaagtcgtcccaggaacgcaactcatcaatattggcaatatcattttaaagtcgtctactttaaaatgtataatacgtgtctgaattgccgatataaatgagtcagattaaataaattattagaagaattttttactaagcaacaacatttttgtttatttagtattatttcgtattttgacaacgacacccgacttgggcgtcgaaacgttaataaaatcatttttaggtaaaattgtggcttatttcccatttgaatatacttgatgataaaaatgccacaagaaaatagcttcagaacaacaggtatttaatttgtttatcccaaattaattttttttgtaacgctataagtcagaaaatgatgaagttacagtaatactttggatagtttatgaaagaagaagatttatactattaatttaattaaaaaaaaaaacgacaaaaaataattctaaatactgcaaaattatttcgcaaaaacatgtgaattaaaaaaaggggggttaatttcgtccctaattgtcctaggacaattgtttttctttctaaatgtgtataaaaattcagtctttccaaatatgaaaaaataattttctacgggtaacggttaaaaagttattctaattgtttataagtaagcaaaaaatcgacgtgtttttgcaaaataattttagttgtagccagtgtaacaaaaatgaagaaaacttctgttggagtgatatactccaacagaagtaatgaaaaaagaaaagaaaagactaaggtaacaaattaaataacttttaaactatttgaccaattgctttgaaatttaaaatataatttaagcaccagaagtctcagcaattcgtgtaataagaaggttaagttaatttttacaagttatgaatatttataaaaactctaaaatttatgatttatttcgcaattttctaagcaaccaatcaggatagacatattcagcgaacgccatattgaaaatttttagacgatttatgagtttcttactctcaaatttggttaaaatgcttaactttttggttatagacgaaaaaagcgaaaatttacggttttttgatcttaaatttgtttataactatgtatatcatcaaaatcggctgcaggaaacataaaggttattaatatagatgtccatactactcaaaaaatttggtctcggcctggagggggatgtgtcacgagaaaaatcttatttctctggactaataatgATTAAAGCGATACattgaaatttattttctaaGGAAACTGTTTCTACAACAGGCATGTCAAGTTGGCCATATTCCGTGGAAAAGAAtagtgttttattttttgttttgttttattgatTAATTAAGTGACAACCAATTTCATaaattaagggccggttgttcgaacgctaatcaacaatgatcattatcaaatatttaattactgtcaccaactgtcaatgtcaactttgtttgagttgctgaaaacataattgattacaattatgaaattacttaatcaattatgttaattgattaactaatctcataattataatcaattatgttttcagcaacccaataaaacttgacattgacagttttggtgacagtaattaaatatttgatggtgatcattgttgattagcgttcgaacaaccggccctaagtataCACATACACACAATAATTGATccatacaattttttttctttaaaaaacttttgTGGCGTTCTTAAACTAAGTATTTATTGTATTATTTTCATTGTATTGTTTGTCCTCCATACcatattttattgtattgtattatagaAATCTGCTTTTATTTATTGCATTGTATTATCTATTTACCGAAACAGGTGTATCCACACTTCTCGAAGACCTTCCCGTTCATTTATTCACATATTGTAATTATTGAAAATTTTTGTATTATTGATGAATACATGTCGATCTCGACTAAATtgtttagaacaaatttcacacttgtaaggcttttcgcCAATGTGTACTCTCATGTTCTTTCAAATGATCCATTCTACTAAACTTCTTTAAACAAacttcacacttataaggcttttctccagtgtgtatccttaaatgccttttcaaatcTCCAACTTtagtaaattgcttaaaacaaatttcacacttataaggcctTTCTCCAGTGTGTATACTTAAATGCCTTTTCAAGTCTACctcttgactaaattgcttaatacaaatttcacacttgtaaggcttttctccagtgtgtatcaTTAAATGCTTTTTCAAACTTCCATtttcactaaattgcttagaacaaatttcacatttataaggcttctctccagtgtgtatcattaaatgccttttcaaattGCTATCttgactaaattgtttaaaacaaatttcacacttataaggcatTTTCTcagtgtgtatccttaaatgcTTTTTCAACTTTCCatcttcactaaattgcttagaacaaatttcacatttataaggctTTTCTCTAGTGTGTATCATTAAATGCTTTTTCAAATGTCCATCTTGACTAAATTGTttaagacaaatttcacattt
This genomic window from Diabrotica virgifera virgifera chromosome 1, PGI_DIABVI_V3a contains:
- the LOC114335949 gene encoding zinc finger protein 239-like isoform X3 — translated: MDIKQEDSEKTYKIEIDNEALVDPLDGFQIETKEEPKTETSYETFDHSYLNEFPVNIKVEQDEHKCTPFEEKPTTSEESLCQNVFKRNTKECCLYTLEKSYKCEICFKEFSGDGNLKKHLTIHTEEMPYKCKICFKQFSRDRYLKRHLMIHTGEKPYKCEICSRQFSENGNLKMHLRIHTGEMPYKCEICLKQFSQDGHLKKHLMIHTREKPYKCEICSKQFSEDGKLKKHLRIHTEKMPYKCEICFKQFSQDSNLKRHLMIHTGEKPYKCEICSKQFSENGSLKKHLMIHTGEKPYKCEICIKQFSQEVDLKRHLSIHTGERPYKCEICFKQFTKVGDLKRHLRIHTGEKPYKCEVCLKKFSRMDHLKEHESTHWRKALQV